GCGCTTTTAGCAAAATATCTATTAGAAGCCGACTCAATACCATAGACAACAGAACCATACGGAATCTCATTGAGATACATTTTCAAAATTTCATCTTTAGAAAACTCATTTTCCAGCTGATATGCAATAAGAAGCTCTTTTATCTTTCTGGTATATGTTTTTTCTGGGGTTAAAACAGCATTTTTGACGAACTGTTGTGTGATTGTAGATCCGCCAACTCGACTACCAGTTAATATATTTTTTAAAACAGACCTTATAAAACCCTTAAAATCAAATCCATGGTGTTCATAAAAATTTCTATCTTCTGCAACCAATGTCGCAAACTTAACATAGGAAGATATTTCATCAAGCTCTAGAATAACTCTACTTTGGTCTCCATGAAACTCGTATAAAAGCTTTTCCCCTGTACGATCGTATATTTTTGTAGTTTGTTCAACTTGGCGATCAATAATCTTGTCCGGGCTTGGTAACTTTTTCATAAGCCAAGCATAATATCCCGCACCAACAGTTCCACCGACGAAAAAAAATAAAAGAAAAATTAAAAACAAGGTTGAAATCATTTTTTTCAAGCCTTTTTTATTTCTTTTGTTTATTTTTTTATATTTAGTAACCCGTTCCTTAAATTTTATTTCCGTATCTTTCCATTTTTTTGGAGAAAAATATTTCATAAAATAACACGAAAATTAGCGTCTCGTTCTTTATATTAATACAAACTCTGTATAACGTCAATAATAATAGTATATCATAAAACTAATTTTTTCAATTTTAAAATCCCGCCAAGCGGGATTTATAATATTCTACAGCGCTTCTTGTGTATTATTGTTTTATCGGCATTACAACATAAATATAGTTATTGTCCCCGTTCGGGCGAATAAGACACGGACTGTTTTCGTCTATCGTTTCTAGCGTTGCCTCTAATGATCCTAAATTAGAAAGTCCATCAACAAGATATCTGTGATTTAAAACAATTTTATTTTCTTTCCCGTTTACAACCCCAGAAACAATAGTTTTTTGTTCTCCCGTTTGATTATCTGTTGAATAAACCTCTACGCTTTTTTTTGTTGGTAAAATATTTAATTTTATATCATTGAGCCCGGAGCGAGAAAACAGGCTTGCGCTTTTTGCGCCAGACAACAAATCAGGGACAGAAAGTTTGGCGATTGTATTAAACTCTTTTGGAATAATTTGTTGATAGTCTGGAAATGCCCCCTCTATAAGACGGGAGGTTAGCTCTGTCCCGTTGTATCCAAAAAATACTTGCCCATCATCAACACAAACCTCCAATAAATCATTATCACCAGAAATTATTGATAAAATATTCGACAATTCCCAGGTTGTTTTAAGTGGAATAATTATTTGAATATTATCTTTTGATGATTTTTCTGAAAGGGTTATCTTTTTTTCAGCTAAACGAAAGCTATCTGTGGCAACTAGTGTGGCTATCCCTGGCTGAGAATTAAAACTAACAAAAACGCCGGAAATTTCTGGTCTGGTTTCAGTTGGTAAAACAGCAAAAGAAACTTGCGACAATGCTCGTCGTAATTTTTGCCCATCAATATAAAAAACTGTCTTTTTTTCTATTTGTGGGATTACTGGAAAATCGGTTGAATCAATGCCTTTTATTTTTGTTGTTTTATTCCCACACGAAACGCGCAAGAAACCATCTTCTAATGAAAGTGTCGCGTTTTCTTTTGGTAACAAAGAAACATAGTCTGCTAAAAGCTTTGCTGGAACGGTATATTCTCCATCTGCTTCTGACTTACCACGAATTTTTGTTGTAACGGCAATTTCAAGATTTGTAGAAATTAATTTTAGCGTGTTATTAGAAACTCTAAGCAACACATTATTTAATATGGGAAGATTGATGTTTTTTGTATTAATGTGGCTCGCAACCAAAAGTCCTTGTTGTAGATTTTCTTGTGTACAAACAAACTTCATAAAGCTATGGACTGTAAGCAGTGGGCAGTAAACTCTTATCAACAGTTTTTGTTTATCTGTTTTGCAATACAGCTTTTCTTCTTTATATTTATTAATAGATAGTACTAGTAGTAGGTCTGTGGATAGCGGGGATAAAATAATTTTTTTTATAAAAAAGAGGTTAAATAAAACAATTTAAACCCCCCTTTATTGTTTATAACCCGTTCTTTATTTTGTGTGTGTTTTCGGTCTTTGTTAACAGCTTGTAGATGTCAAAATATTTCTTGTGGAAAACCCGTTGTTTTATACACTGTTTTTCCACACCGATATCTACAACTTACCCCCACAATATTATATAGTGGGGCTGTTATAGGCGTTCTGTTTTAATGTTTCCAAATCTTGTTTTAATTGTATATTTCCTTCTATCGCTTTTTTTATTTTACTACATGCGTGCATAACGGTCGTATGGTCTTTCCCACCAACTTCCTTTCCTATTGTTGGGAAAGAAAAACTAAGTTCCTCGCGCATTAAATACATTAAGACTTGTCGCGGCCAAGCAACTCTTTTTTCTCTTGTTTTCCCAAAAAGCTCATTAGTGTCTAGGTTATAAAAATCACAGATCGTGTTTACTAGGTGTTTTGTTGTGATGTTTTTTTTTGTTTTATTGGGAGCAAAACCAGAAACAATGTTTTTTATGATTTCAAAAGAAGGAGAGGCGTTCCGAAGTTGATGATAAGCAATTATTTTTGTTAAAACACCTTCCAGTTCTCTAATATTGCTTTGGATGTTTGCCGCAATGTATTGTAATATTCGCCTGTCAAGGTTATATTTTTTTTCTTGGCATTTTGATTGTAAA
The Parcubacteria group bacterium CG10_big_fil_rev_8_21_14_0_10_36_14 DNA segment above includes these coding regions:
- the dnaN gene encoding DNA polymerase III subunit beta, coding for MKFVCTQENLQQGLLVASHINTKNINLPILNNVLLRVSNNTLKLISTNLEIAVTTKIRGKSEADGEYTVPAKLLADYVSLLPKENATLSLEDGFLRVSCGNKTTKIKGIDSTDFPVIPQIEKKTVFYIDGQKLRRALSQVSFAVLPTETRPEISGVFVSFNSQPGIATLVATDSFRLAEKKITLSEKSSKDNIQIIIPLKTTWELSNILSIISGDNDLLEVCVDDGQVFFGYNGTELTSRLIEGAFPDYQQIIPKEFNTIAKLSVPDLLSGAKSASLFSRSGLNDIKLNILPTKKSVEVYSTDNQTGEQKTIVSGVVNGKENKIVLNHRYLVDGLSNLGSLEATLETIDENSPCLIRPNGDNNYIYVVMPIKQ